The DNA segment GCTTCTCCGCCAGTTCTCCCGGAGACGGATCCTTGGCGGGGAACTCGATCGCGGCCGCTTCCTGCACCGGATCGAACGTTGTTTCGGAACTCGTGAAGGACTGGTCGATCCGCTGGCCGTTGAGCGACCCAATGAAGTGGAAGGTGTAGTTACCCGGTCGCGTCGGTACCACGGCGGCGCGAAAGTCGCCCGGCCTGCCGAACGCCTTTCCGAAGGCGGCCTCCAGCGGCAGCGGACCCGTCTTTTGGCCGCCGAAGACGATCTCGACCTTGAGGTCCTCGGGAAGGTCCGTGAACGGCTTCCCTTTCGCGTCGCTCAGCATGAGCTGGACGGCGTTCTTCACACCCGCATACGTGGGTTCATCGGCCCAGCCGACGCGCATGACATACGCCCCCACCTGGCGCCGTTCATGCGCTCCGGCACTGCCCGTGGCAGTCAGTACCACACATAGCGCCAGGGCTAGTCCGGTTCCTAATGTATACACACCACGCCATGGCATAATTTCTCCTTATTTCGTAGCAACCGGGGCAGGCTCACGTCGAACGCGCCGGAGGGCTATTGGAAGAGCCCCTGGCCTCCAGCCCCCTCATTCTAGAAACTCCGCCGGCGGATGTCTCTACTACTTTTGGACCATTGTACGAGATTTTGCCTCGATCTACACTGCTGGACAGGCACATTCGGGGGGGCTTCATGGTTCGGCGAAGTGGGTGGATCGCTGTCATCATCATGTTAGGGTGCATGTGCGGAGGCCCGCAGGCCTCCGCACATGCTTTCCTCAACGCATCAGTTCCAAGCGCGGACAGCACCGCCAGCGCGTTGCTGAAAGAGGTCAGGTTATCGTACTCTGAACCGGTCGAGATCCGCTTCAGCATCTTCAAGGTCTACAAATTGAATGCCGCGCCCGGCGCCGACGTGCGGGCACTGCATGCGGCGGCGGACGATATTGTGTCTGCTGACTTGCTGAAGCGCGGTGATGAGGCGGCTCGAAGCGATGCGGGTGTCGCGAACACCACGAGGACCAGCACCGACATCGTCCTGCGGCTCAAGGATCTGGAGCCGGGCGCCTACGTGCTCATGTGGCGCGTCCTTTCGGTCGACACACACACGACGCAAGGTTCGTTCATTTTCGTCTACGCGCCCGGCGATTCATGAATAAGCACGCAGACACCCGGATCTGGCAGAGTGTGCTCCTCGCCGGTTTGCTGATCCTCGGAATCGCGGCCCCCGTGGTAGGTTTTTTGACGCCGCTCGCCTTCGGGCCAGCACATGATCCCTCTATGCTGACATCCGATGCGGGCACGCTGGGAATGACGGGTGGAGCCGGGCAGGAGCCACTGCTGGGGAGCGCTCCGTGGGCGACGATCCCGCTTCCGTCGACTGTTCTTGCCGCCGACGTCACGCAAGGCGGCGAACCCGCGGGAGCTCACCCGCCTTTGTGGGTGTGGCTGCCGGACATTGACGGCCCGGACCTATCCGGCGTGCGGGTCGCCAACGAACCCATTCGGTCACTGGAAACCGCAACCGGGTCATCGGACTTCTCTGCCGGCATTCGTGCACAGGCCTCAGCGATCGATGCGATGCCGCCGCAGGCTATTCAAGCGCTACAGGCTGGCGCTCCAGAGCGCCAGGACCCGCCGGCCAACCTCCAAGTCTCCGGTGTCTTGATGTACCGGCTATTCAACAGCCCGTATCCCCCGGTCGCCGGTGGAGCCAACCTGAATGGCCTGGCACCCACGCCAGGCTTGTCCACAATCCACGATGGTCTGCTGGAGACGGCCTGGAATGCGACGTTCAGCCCCACGTTCAGCCTGTTTGCCGATCTGAGCCTCGAAAACACAACCGCGGCTGACTTTAGTACCTCGGACATCGAAGAAGCCTACCTCGATGCGCATAATCTATTTGGCCTGCCCGGCCTCGGCATACGGCTTGGCCGTGATCGGATCAAACTTGGCTTCACGGGATTATTGCTCGACGAAACTGCCTTTGACGGTGGCCGGCGCGATGGCATTGAGATGCAGTTGTCTCAGCTCGGCCCGGTCTCAGTCCTCGGCTTCATGCAGTACGCGGTGGACGACGGATTGCAGATCGGGAACTGGACGTCAACGCGCCGGGTGTGGGGCGCCCGCGCCGAGGCTGAGGTGGTGCCGGGCTGGACCGTCAATGTGAGCTATCGGGCCGACACCGCGGGGGACGTCGAGGTCGGGATGTGCCCCGGCATCGGGTGCAATGTCGGCAACGGGTTCTCGGCGGGAATCCAGGGAGAGCTTACCTCTGGCGTGAACCTCATCGTGGAAGCGGCCACCTACACGCAATCACAGGATGTGGCGCGATGGTACTATGAACCGAGCCTCGCGTTCGACCTGCAGCGGCTGCTCGGGCTACCGGCGCAGCCGGTACTGACGCTCTGGTACAAGAATTTCGATCCGTATACACTTCCTCTGGATGCCCCTCTTGGTCACCTGCTGACCCCCAGTGATTTCGGGATCTTCAACACCAACGACAACCTCACCGCAGTCGGCGCACGCGTTGACCTTTCGGTGACTCCGGCGGTTTCGCTGTTTGGGCTGGCCGAGTGGGGCACGTACAAGGACGGTGGACCCAACTACAATGTGTATTCGATCGGGGTAAAGTACAATCTCGGGGCGGACATTGTGATCAAAGTCACCTACAACAGCTATCAGGTCGATGGGGGCATCGTCACGACGAGTCCGGTGTCCGGCCTCCAATTGAGCAACGCACAAATCTACGAATTGGAAGCGACGAAGAGCTTCTAACGCACGACCCACGCGGAGACAGTTGTTATTGAACCCATGCAGGTAGGTGCGAAAGCCGCGCTCTTTGTGGGCATCATCCTGTTGCTCGGGGCGGGGGTGTTCGTCCGCTGGATCGCGGGGGACGTAGTGAACAGGGGGTCGTGGCGACAGCTCCGAGCAGGAGCCTGGGCCGGCGGCGTCTTGTTGGTTGGCGGATGCGCGCTCGACGTAATCGACACGCTCTCCCGTGCGGTCGGCAGTTTTGACCCGTCTCTCCTTCTGCCCTATCTGTCGGAAACCCGGCACGGCAATGCGGTCATCGCCCGGGTGGCGATCGTCGCCCTTCTTCTCTGGCTCGGGGCGGGGCATCGACGGCCAGCCGGCGCGGACAACGCCGCGTTTGTTACACTCGGCGTGGGGCTGCTAATGACGTTCAGCCTCGTCAGTCACGCAGGTGCTCAACCCGGATTCCTCCCGGTTTCGGCCGATCTCGCCCATCTCACAGGCGTTGCTGCGTGGGCCGGAGCACTCGTGTACGCGGCATGGTTCTTCCCATGGCATGGATCCGGTACCGCAGGCCCATCTTTTGAGCGGGCTCTGGGTCGGCTCTCGACAGTTGGACTCTGGAGCGTCATGCTGATCGCTGCAACGGGCGTTTACGCGTCCCTCAAAAATATTTGGGGCCCTCAGGCACTGATCGGTACGCCCTATGGCCGTGCCCTGCTCATTAAACTCGCCGTAGTTTCCATGGTGGTCATGGTCGCCGCGGTCAACCGGTGGGTGCTGATGCCATCGCTCGCACTCAGATCAGAAGCAGGCCGCCTGGGTGGGACGGTTAAGATCGAGTCACTGCTGCTCCTCGCTATTCTTGGTCTGACGGCCGTGCTGGTCTCCCAAGCACCCCCGGGGCCGCCCCCGACACTCTCGCGACCCCTGACCTTCGGCGACACAGCAGGGCCGTGGGTTCTTCGCGGTACCCTAGAGCGTCGAGACCCTGGCCGCTTCGCGATCGAACTGACCATTCGCGACGCCACCAGTGCGCCGGCACCCAATGGGGTGACGGTGGACCTTACCTTGACGATGCTGGAACATGAAATGGCTCCAGTACGAACGACCCTCGCAGAAATCCGCCCGGGCACGTATCGTGGGACATTCTTTCTTCCAATGACCGGTCGATGGCAGATGGCCATCCACGCTGGACCCAGCACCGCTCGGGTCACAATCCCGACCGAAGACGCGGTCTTCATCCGACATTCCAACCCGTGGACAGTTATGCTCCCGGGCGTCGCGGTCATCGCCTTCGGGTGTGGGTTCGTCGTCGTTGGCTTACGCCGGATGGGTGCGGGCATGCGAGGATCGTGGCCGGCGATGGCCGCCGGGATCACGTTCTTAATCATCGGTACCGTGTTGGCCGCACGCACAGTGAATTAACTGCGCCTCTAGCCGGGTGGCGCGATCCCCCGCTGATCAGCTTGCACCAGGCCCCTCGAGGGAGGTGATGCTCATGCGGTGCAGTGTTCGCCGGTTGATTGCGGCAGCCACTGCGGCGATCCTGGTCCCTCTCGCACCCAGCTCTTCGGTCGCACATGCGCAGCTTCTTGGGATTAGCGAAGACGAGGAGATCCAGATAGGACGGCAGGTCGAAGCCGAAGTGGCCAAGACATACGGGTTCGTGAACGATTCCGCCGAAACGCGCCGTGTGGCGACTATGGGGCTCAAGCTCGCCCGCGTTTCAGAGCGGCCAAACCTCCCGTGGACCTACCACATCGTGCGCGATTCCTCCGTGAACGCCTTCGCTGCTCCCGGGGGGTTTATTTTCGTGACCAAAGGGCTATTGTCGTTTGCTAAATCGGACGATGAGTTAGCGTTCGTGTTGGGTCACGAAACTACCCACATCGCGCATCGCCATGCTGTGGATCTTGCCCAGCGTGAAATGGAGTTGCAGCTAGGAGCCGCCCTGATTACCCGCCTATTGTTTGGGGGGAGTTTGAGTGTATATCAGCTCTCTCAGATTGCGACTGGCCTGATCGGAGCGAAGTACTCTCGTGACAAGGAATACGAAGCGGATCATTACGGCGTGATCTATGCTCGGAAAGCGGGCTTCGACCCTAGGGCCTCCATCTCGTTTTTCGAGCGACTTCAAACACTTGAGCAGAAGCAGGGGGCGGTTGGGGTTGCTTTCGCCAGCCACCCTCCAACGCCCGATCGGATCAAGGCCATCAGAGATGAGCTTCGTCAGATAGGGTACCAGGTCGCTCTCACGGACAATTTCGTTCCTATATCTCTGACAGAACGCTGGGCCGAGCTAAAGACTAATCCCCACAACGTCAAATTCTGATCCTCTCGCGCCACCTACCTCTGGTAGTTTCCCAACCTCCCTCCGGTACTCGTCCAGCCGGGCCTCTGCTTCAGCCCCAGGATAGCGGCAGAGTTGCTTTGGAGTTCCCTTACCACACATCTTCAGACAATTTCCGCGCTTCTCATTTCGGCCTTAGTTAAGAGTCTTCCCGTTTGCGGATACTGTTTTGAAGGGCGGCGATACCAGACAACTGCAGGCCTGAGTAGCCTACTCCGTTGGTCCGATTTCGTGACCTATAAGAGATTGGATTGATTAAGAAGCGAGCGACGATTAATTTTTCGGGCTAACTCGCATCACACCCCGGGCATTCGCGCCCTTGACAGGTGAATATCGGTTTCGATATGATTCATGAGACTAAATCTCGATACCCAATCTCATCTATATTAAGGAGGTGCCAAATGCCCTCGAGGCCCTTTCGCCGCTTGCTCGTCAGCATTGCGATAGGCTCTGTGACACTCGCGGCGGGGTACCCGGTCGCTGCCGCGCCATCCTCTCCCGTCATCGTGGTCGCCGCCGAGAATTTCTACGGCGATATCGTGGGGCAAATTGGCGGCGATCATGTCGCCGTCACGAGTATCGTGAGCGATCCCAACATCGATCCCCACGAATACGAGACTAACGCCAGGGATGCCGCTGCGGTGGCGAACGCCCGCCTCATTATTCAAAACGGTCTCGGGTACGACGCCTTTATGGACCGCCTGGAGGCGGCGTCGCCGAACTCCCAGCGAAAGCTGATCGTGGTATCAGAACTAACCGGGCACAAGAAGGGCGACAACGTGCACCTATGGTACGATCCGGCGACGATCCCCAAGGTCGCGCAGGTGGTCCTCGAGGCGCTGGTCCAGATCGATTCCGCAAACGCCCCGTCGTACCGGAACTGGTACCGAGCCTTCCAGGCGTCGCTCCCACCCCTGACCCAGGCGATCGCCGACCTTAGGGCCCAACACGCCGGCACCGCTGTTGGCGCGACGGAGCCTGTGTTCGGGTACATGGCGCAGGCGATTGGGCTGAACGTCATCACGCCCGTGAAGTTCCAGAAGGCGATCGAGGAGGGGGAGGATCCGCCCGCCGCGGCGCTGGCGCAAATGGAAGATCAGGTCAGGAAGCACCAGGTCAGGCTGCTCCTCTACAACATCCAAACGGTGTCACCCATCACCAAGCGAGTCCAGGAGCTGGCGAAGCGGCAGGGAGTTCCCGTCGTTGGCGTCTCGGAGACCGAACCGCCGGGAAAAACCTTCCAGCAGTGGATGCTGACCCAATTGGAACAGGTGCGTGCGGCCCTCGCCCAGGGGAAGTGATGCAAGACACGCCCCATCCCAGGGGCATGAGATGAAAACGTCGTTCTTGGCAGGACCGGTTGTGCTCGTCCTTGGGCTGCTCACGTCCGCCTGGGCCCAGCCATTCGCGGATGCGCCAACCACCTACTGGGCGCATGGTGCGCTCGCCAAGTTGGCGGCGGACGGCCTCATCCAGGACTACCGATGGCATGTTCCGCGGCGATCGAATGCTTACGCGCTATGAGATGGCGACGATCGTCGCGCGGCTCCTTGCCCGCATCGAGCTCCGGTCCGCAGCATCTACGGCCAGCAGAGCCACACCCCCCCAGCCAGAGGTGACCAAGGAAGACCTCGATCTGATTATGCAACTCGTCAATGAGTTACGCCAGGAACTGACCGACAAGAACGTCCGCCTGCCATCGTCGAGGAAGAGTTGAACGCCGTCAAGAGCAAGATCCACAACGTCAAGATCACCGGCGCGACGGAACTCCGATACGACATCGCCCGGATCGCCACCGGGGCTCCTTTGAACGGTAACCCCACCACTGGCAATGTGAGCGTAGGCGCCAGTCCGACGGGCAACATGGCCCGGAGTGTGCTCCGGCTGTTGCCGCCCGCAGCCGGCGGGGTTCCTTGGTCTTCCTCATAGGCGGAGCGTACCATGAAAGGTCCTAACACGAAAGGGACTCGTATTGGGTGTTACGAAAAGGGGCGTATGTTGGGGGGGGACGTCCAAATGAGACTCGTTGCGCTGGAGAAGGAGGAGGTGCTCCGGCTCCTCGAGGCGGCCAAGCGGCACGGCCCGCGCTCACACGCGATGGTCCTGCACGCGATCCGGCACGGCCTGCGAGCGGCGAAGGTCATGGGCCTGTGGGTCGAGCACGTCAAAGGCGCTCGGCATCGCCGCGCTAGCGGGCGCTGTCGTGGCGACTCTGCCGAAAGGAGGTGAGCAGCGTGATGCGCGCCGCGATTTATGCGCGGGTCTCCACGTCAGACAAGGACCAGAATCCCGAGACGCAGCTGTGGGCGCTGCGGACGTTCATCCAGGCGCAGGGCTGGCGGGCCGCCGGGGAGTACGTGGACGAGGCGTCCGCGACGAACCTGCGGGGCCGGGCCCAGTGGCGGGCGCTGCTGGACGCCGCCTCGAGGCGGCAGATCGACCTAGTCGTCTGCTGGAAGCTCGACCGCTGTTTCCGCAGCGTACTCGACGCGAACACGACCCTCCAGAACCTCAAGCGATGGGGCGTGGGGCTACGGTCCTACACCGAGTCGATGATCGACACGGCCTCCGGGTCGCCCTGGTCGGAGATGCTGTTCAACCTGATGGCCACGTTCGCGCAATTCGAGCGCGGCCTGATCTCGGAGCGGACGCGGGCGGGGATGGCCCGGGCGCAGGGCAAGCACGTCGGCCGGCCCCGGAAAGGGGGGGTCCCGGGCGCGCCCCGCGGGCCCCTGCAAATCACGGGGTCCCCTATTCGGAACGGCGAGCTGGGAAAGGGTTCCCTTTCGGCGGGAGGGGGGTGAAAGTGCTGGCAAGGACCATTCCGGGATGATGCCAGCACTGGAGGCGTCCTCCGGGGGGCAGGGCGACTGTCGTTGGGTGTAATCGATCGCGCTACTTCAGAGAGCCTGAGAAGACCATGATCAGTAATCCGGCAGATTGATCGACAGATCTCCCGACACAGTCTCAGTTCGCTCCATATCTCCGAGCGTCTTTGCTACCAGCGAGACCGCCGTAGAGACCCCCAAATAGGTCGCGGTACCATTGAAGGTGCAGCCGGCATTGCAGTGATAGGTGCCGCCGACCACGAGCGTGCCCCCCGAGGCAATTCCCCAGAGCCCATCCGAATATGCCCCCACGAAAGCGGTCCCACCCCAAGTCCCGGCAATCGTTCCCTTGGCGGAGGTACCCGAGAACGTGAGAGAATAGTGAAGCGTTGCGTGTTCCGGTGGGCGCCCCGGTAGGGCCACGATTAGAACGAGGGCGATCACGAGCCATGTCCCGAGCCCGGTCAACCCTCCTCACCCCTTCGCGTCCGGAGCCTGTTGCGCGGCGAGAAACATCTGAGCAAATGTTTACCCAATTACTCTTATCATCTCCTCTTCGCTGGATGTGCCCATCGCGCCTATCGACCTGTACCGGTCCACGCGCGCACGACCCCGCCGACGAGGAATGTAGCAGGGCGACGCAGTCGACGAGGGGAGCGCCGCTGCCGTGGCGCCGGCGGACGCCTCCATTGCTGGCATCATGCGCACCGCCGGGAGGCGTCCTCGCGGCGATCCGCTCTCAATACCACTACCATCCGCCTGAATGTGGGACCACGGCGTTGGCGCCTGTGCTTTGGCTCGAGGGAGTGCAACGTCAGGGCGGCGAGGGGGCAATCTCGGGGACCAGGGTTCGGATGCCACCTCGGGCAAACTCGGCCGAATAGAGACCACTATAGAGTCTGCCTCGTTCGATTGTCAGACCCGTGCGGGTGGGGGTGCTCGTGAGACTGTGCGGGGCGCCGTGCTGGGAGTGGACGCGCTACTGGACGGGCTGGGAGAGCTTGGACAGGGTGTGGCGACTTCCCCAGCCCGTCTTTGATACTGCGCCCGAAGCCATCGCAGGACTCGCTTCAATTCGGAGAGGCGTGGCGGCTTTCGCTTTGGCATCGGCAAGTCCGCGTATTTTCAATGATCTCGAACCGAAACGAGGAGCCGCTCGGAGTGTCGGACCAGCGCGGACCCGTGTGGAGGGGAGGGCTTCCCGCCGTCACCCGCCCGACAGCGACGTGACGCCGAGCCAGGTGGGGAACTGCCGCCGCTGCCTGAGCGCCGCCATGAGTCAGCCCAACCCGGCGACGTACGCGTTGACCGGCCCGAAGGAGTCGTATGGGCGACAGAAGATCTGATCGCGCTGTACCCTGGTTTCATTACGAGATTCGGTTGCCGCTTCGAACGCGACTAGCCCCCAGGAATGTGGCTGAACAACACCCTGTAAAAATCGACCGTGTCCCAGTAGAACCTTGTCGTGCGAACCGCGTCGGTTAATTTCTGAAAATCAACAGGCTTGACAATATAGCTGTGCACGCCCAACTCCCGGCACGCTTGGGCGTCACGCTCTTCCTGCGAGGCGGTGAGGATGATCACGGAAATCCCTCGAGTAGATGGGTTCTCTCTGATCCTACGGAGGACTTCAATGCCGTCGATTCCCGGAAGCTTCAGATCGAGCAGGACAAGCTTCAGCCCAGCGTTGCGCTCGTGGTCCTTGGCACAGAGTATTTCGATGGCTTCCGCCCCGTCCGCGACCACCTGAATAGGGTTGGAGATATTGAACTTGCGGAGCGCGCGGACGGTCATCTCTGCGTGATCCGGCGTATCCTCAACCAGTAGGATCTCGACAGGCTCTCCGGTCATGTGGCCTCGCTTCCCGGAAGGGTGAAGTAGAAGGTAGCGCCCTTTCCAACCTCCCCTTCGGCCCAGACGCGTCCCCCGTGACGCTGAATAATGCGTTGCACGATCGCGAGCCCTACGCCGGTCCCCTCGTATTCTTCTTGACGATGTAGGCGCTGAAACACGCGGAACATCTTACCGGCATACTGCATATCGAATCCCGCACCATTGTCGTTGACGAAGTAGGTGTGGTGCGTGGGTTCCTCAAGATCAGTGCGCCCCCCGACCTCGATCACCGCGTCCTTGCGATTGCGACTGAACTTTAGGGCGTTGGAGAGCAGGTTCACGTAGACTTGTTTGAGCAGAGCGGGATCCGCCCAGCAGGGGGGAAGATCGTCAATGCGGACATCGGCTTCCTGCCCCGCTCTCGCTCCGTTCACCTCTGCCAGGGCCTGGTGGACGATATCCGCTGGCTCGACATGCTGCTTATTCACGGGTTGGCGACCGAGACGCGAGAACGACAGCAGATCATCAATGAGATCGCTCATTCGCCGCGTCCCGTTCGCCACTTCGTGGATATACCGTTGGGCCTCTTCGGGGAGGGACGATGCATAGTCTTCGAGGAGCATTTGAGAGAAGCCGTGTACTGTTATAACGGGTGCCCGGAGATCATGGGCGACCGAATACGCGAAGGCATCCAATTCGGCGTTCGCCTGTTCCAGTTGTTCGGCCCGATAGGCGAGTTCCTCCATGGTGCTGAGAAGCAGCGCGACGATCTGCTGCCGTTCCGGCGTGACGGCAATCTTCTTCCCGAACAATTCCACATCCATCGTCAGCCGAAATTTCTGCTGCCGGTGCCCCCCCTCTTGCTCGGCGAACAGGGCCTGCATCCGTCCTTGGAGTAGGACATCTTCGTAGGGTTTGATGAAAAAGTTGTCGGCGCCCGCTTCCAGGCCTTTGATGATGTCCATGGGCGCGCCCTTTGAGGTGAGCATAATGATGGGAGTCTCTTGAAACTTGGGGGAACCCCGCAGTTGCCGGCACAGCTCATAGCCGTCCATCCGCGGCATCACGATATCGGTGATCACCATATCCGGGTGCCAGGTGGCGGTCTTGGTGAGCGCTTCCTCCCCATCTCCCGCTACCTGCACCTCGTACCCCTCTGCCTCGATGATTGCACGGAGGCGCTCCAACTGTGTACGGCTGTCTTCAACGATGAGCACCTTCTTCCTCATCGACCTCGGCCTCCTCTGCTAGCCACCAGGGTCATAATTCTGTCCGCAATGTGACTCAGCGGCTCAACGTAATCGACGGCCCCGCGGGCGATGGCCGCCTTCGGCATCCCAAAGACTACGCAGGACGTCTCGTCCTGGGCGATCGTCTGGCCTCCGGCGTCCCGAAGCTCCTTCATCCCGTCCGCTCCATCTTCACCCATTCCGGTCAAGATGACGCCGACAGCTCGCGGCCCATAGGTCTTGGCCACCGAGCGGAAGAGGTAGGTCGCCGATGGGCGGTGTCCGCTCACTGGGGGGACCTGGCTGAGGGCGATATCACCGTCGCCTGCCACACCGAGATGGCAGTCACCCGGGCCCAGCAGGACGCCGCCCCCGTTCAGCCGCTCGCCGTTCTTCGCCAGGCGCACGCGACGCGGCGTAAGCGATCCGAGCCACTGCGCAAGCCCTGGCTCGAAGCCCGGGCTGATGTGCTGGACGACCAGAATCGGTATGCTGAGGTCCGGCGGCAGATCCTGCAGCACTGCCGCCAGCGCCGCCGGGCCCCCAGTCGAGGCGGCGATGGCGATGACCTGATTCCAATGAGCAGTCGGGCCGGCCAGATTCCTGACGGAATGGACTGCAGAGACCCGATCAGGCCGACCCCGTACGACCCTTACGTCCGCCATCACCTTGATTGTCGTGAGCAACTCGTGGCGCACTGCCTGAAATGCCGCGTGAGTCGGTGCCCGGGGCTTCTCCACGACGGCCACGGCTCCCAGCTTCAATGCGTTGAACGCGATCTTTACCTCATCGGGGTCCACGCTCGAACTTACCACCACGATGCGCGTGGGCGACTCGCTCATAATCCGTTTGGTCGCCTCGAACCCGTCGATCACGGGCATGCGGATGTCCATCGTGATGACATCGGGCCGCAGGCTGGCGGCGAGGGCTACCGCTTCGGCCCCATTGATCGCTTGGCCCACCACCGTCACGTCCTGATCGCTCCGCAGGACGGCGACAATGAGGTCGCGCATGACGGGGGAATCTTCGGCTACCAACACGCGAATCGGCAAGGTCTCGCTCCTAGAGTAGCTGTCGAATCGTCTCGAGTAGGTTGGCCTGGTCAAACATGCTTTTCATGATGTACGCATCTGCCCCGGCCGCGATCCCTCGCTCTTTGTCCTCGCGGGTCTCTAGCGACGTCACCAGGATCACCGGCATGCGCTTGAGGGCCTCATCGCTCCGAAGCCGTGTGGTCAACTCGAACCCATCCATGCCGGGCATCGCCACGTCTGTCACAACTAGGTCGCACCCGTCGGCCTGCAGGACGTTCCACGCTTCGACCCCGTCGATCGCCACCAGAACCTCGTACCCTGCCGCCTCAAGGATCGTCTTCACAAGCGTTCGCGTGGTGATGGAGTCATCGACCACCAGGATCGTTTGCCGCTCCTCCGCAACGGCCGGGGCACCCGGCCGGGTCATGTGCCTTCGGATCTGCGCGCGCCCGGCGGATCTCAACAAATCGATCACGTTGAGGACGACCACAACCTCGCCGGTGCCCAGGATGGCGGCGC comes from the bacterium genome and includes:
- the cheB gene encoding chemotaxis-specific protein-glutamate methyltransferase CheB gives rise to the protein MLVAEDSPVMRDLIVAVLRSDQDVTVVGQAINGAEAVALAASLRPDVITMDIRMPVIDGFEATKRIMSESPTRIVVVSSSVDPDEVKIAFNALKLGAVAVVEKPRAPTHAAFQAVRHELLTTIKVMADVRVVRGRPDRVSAVHSVRNLAGPTAHWNQVIAIAASTGGPAALAAVLQDLPPDLSIPILVVQHISPGFEPGLAQWLGSLTPRRVRLAKNGERLNGGGVLLGPGDCHLGVAGDGDIALSQVPPVSGHRPSATYLFRSVAKTYGPRAVGVILTGMGEDGADGMKELRDAGGQTIAQDETSCVVFGMPKAAIARGAVDYVEPLSHIADRIMTLVASRGGRGR
- a CDS encoding CopD family protein; protein product: MGIILLLGAGVFVRWIAGDVVNRGSWRQLRAGAWAGGVLLVGGCALDVIDTLSRAVGSFDPSLLLPYLSETRHGNAVIARVAIVALLLWLGAGHRRPAGADNAAFVTLGVGLLMTFSLVSHAGAQPGFLPVSADLAHLTGVAAWAGALVYAAWFFPWHGSGTAGPSFERALGRLSTVGLWSVMLIAATGVYASLKNIWGPQALIGTPYGRALLIKLAVVSMVVMVAAVNRWVLMPSLALRSEAGRLGGTVKIESLLLLAILGLTAVLVSQAPPGPPPTLSRPLTFGDTAGPWVLRGTLERRDPGRFAIELTIRDATSAPAPNGVTVDLTLTMLEHEMAPVRTTLAEIRPGTYRGTFFLPMTGRWQMAIHAGPSTARVTIPTEDAVFIRHSNPWTVMLPGVAVIAFGCGFVVVGLRRMGAGMRGSWPAMAAGITFLIIGTVLAARTVN
- a CDS encoding M48 family metalloprotease is translated as MLMRCSVRRLIAAATAAILVPLAPSSSVAHAQLLGISEDEEIQIGRQVEAEVAKTYGFVNDSAETRRVATMGLKLARVSERPNLPWTYHIVRDSSVNAFAAPGGFIFVTKGLLSFAKSDDELAFVLGHETTHIAHRHAVDLAQREMELQLGAALITRLLFGGSLSVYQLSQIATGLIGAKYSRDKEYEADHYGVIYARKAGFDPRASISFFERLQTLEQKQGAVGVAFASHPPTPDRIKAIRDELRQIGYQVALTDNFVPISLTERWAELKTNPHNVKF
- a CDS encoding response regulator; its protein translation is MTGEPVEILLVEDTPDHAEMTVRALRKFNISNPIQVVADGAEAIEILCAKDHERNAGLKLVLLDLKLPGIDGIEVLRRIRENPSTRGISVIILTASQEERDAQACRELGVHSYIVKPVDFQKLTDAVRTTRFYWDTVDFYRVLFSHIPGG
- a CDS encoding recombinase family protein; this translates as MSSVMRAAIYARVSTSDKDQNPETQLWALRTFIQAQGWRAAGEYVDEASATNLRGRAQWRALLDAASRRQIDLVVCWKLDRCFRSVLDANTTLQNLKRWGVGLRSYTESMIDTASGSPWSEMLFNLMATFAQFERGLISERTRAGMARAQGKHVGRPRKGGVPGAPRGPLQITGSPIRNGELGKGSLSAGGG
- a CDS encoding copper resistance CopC family protein, with amino-acid sequence MVRRSGWIAVIIMLGCMCGGPQASAHAFLNASVPSADSTASALLKEVRLSYSEPVEIRFSIFKVYKLNAAPGADVRALHAAADDIVSADLLKRGDEAARSDAGVANTTRTSTDIVLRLKDLEPGAYVLMWRVLSVDTHTTQGSFIFVYAPGDS
- a CDS encoding zinc ABC transporter substrate-binding protein; translation: MPSRPFRRLLVSIAIGSVTLAAGYPVAAAPSSPVIVVAAENFYGDIVGQIGGDHVAVTSIVSDPNIDPHEYETNARDAAAVANARLIIQNGLGYDAFMDRLEAASPNSQRKLIVVSELTGHKKGDNVHLWYDPATIPKVAQVVLEALVQIDSANAPSYRNWYRAFQASLPPLTQAIADLRAQHAGTAVGATEPVFGYMAQAIGLNVITPVKFQKAIEEGEDPPAAALAQMEDQVRKHQVRLLLYNIQTVSPITKRVQELAKRQGVPVVGVSETEPPGKTFQQWMLTQLEQVRAALAQGK
- a CDS encoding response regulator — protein: MRKKVLIVEDSRTQLERLRAIIEAEGYEVQVAGDGEEALTKTATWHPDMVITDIVMPRMDGYELCRQLRGSPKFQETPIIMLTSKGAPMDIIKGLEAGADNFFIKPYEDVLLQGRMQALFAEQEGGHRQQKFRLTMDVELFGKKIAVTPERQQIVALLLSTMEELAYRAEQLEQANAELDAFAYSVAHDLRAPVITVHGFSQMLLEDYASSLPEEAQRYIHEVANGTRRMSDLIDDLLSFSRLGRQPVNKQHVEPADIVHQALAEVNGARAGQEADVRIDDLPPCWADPALLKQVYVNLLSNALKFSRNRKDAVIEVGGRTDLEEPTHHTYFVNDNGAGFDMQYAGKMFRVFQRLHRQEEYEGTGVGLAIVQRIIQRHGGRVWAEGEVGKGATFYFTLPGSEAT